One Thermococcus celericrescens genomic region harbors:
- a CDS encoding dihydropteroate synthase-like protein gives MSEIPCERILLVTGRLAEPLVRKYGEGCDVFVTPVSVAAFLTPEMIAGYLKKAGIKSEDYDLILIPGLVRGSARLIEDELGIPAFKGPRNAMDLPQTLKALGEGFKLSKGVPADELFSFDALKRVEDIRNKTGNRHYIEKALKRPWNVLIGNLPAGRDFPVRILGEVVDAPSLGLDGVVEKALYYLREGADIIDIGMVAGETNLDFIDLIPEVRERLKREGFDVPISFDSLNAKELERAFDYADIFLSVDESNIEELVTEKPVVLIPTNQRKGFFPAKPAERVEFLENLKEKALDLGYGTVIPDLILEHVPHLARSVTAFQLYRERNPDDVLLAGVGNVVELYDADSVGMNALLAGISKELSINLLLTTETSAKARGSVRELRRAIDMNLFEMPKDLGFNLLLLKEKRAAAWRFEPTGEVVEAEKRPVELEPIYFRVWVEEGKIWVNAHRGTEAVLTIVGDEPNAIIDTVLERFEISPRHAFYLGRELERAYTALKLRRSYVQEVELFPDFYWNKFV, from the coding sequence ATGAGCGAAATCCCCTGTGAAAGGATTCTCCTGGTTACGGGCAGGCTCGCGGAACCCCTCGTGAGGAAGTACGGAGAAGGCTGCGACGTCTTCGTTACACCGGTCAGCGTTGCCGCCTTCCTGACTCCCGAGATGATAGCGGGCTATCTAAAAAAGGCCGGTATAAAGAGTGAGGATTACGACCTAATCCTAATCCCTGGCCTCGTTCGAGGTTCAGCCCGACTTATCGAGGACGAACTCGGAATCCCCGCCTTCAAGGGCCCGAGGAACGCGATGGACCTTCCCCAGACGCTTAAAGCCCTGGGCGAGGGCTTCAAGCTCAGCAAGGGGGTTCCGGCTGACGAGCTCTTCTCCTTCGATGCCCTCAAGAGGGTTGAAGACATCAGAAACAAAACGGGGAATCGGCACTACATCGAGAAAGCCCTCAAAAGGCCGTGGAACGTCCTAATTGGCAACCTTCCCGCGGGAAGGGACTTTCCGGTGAGGATTCTGGGGGAAGTGGTGGATGCCCCAAGCCTTGGCCTTGATGGTGTGGTTGAGAAAGCCCTCTACTACCTCCGCGAGGGGGCGGATATAATCGACATTGGCATGGTCGCCGGCGAGACAAACCTGGATTTCATTGATCTGATTCCAGAAGTCCGCGAGAGGCTGAAGAGAGAGGGCTTCGACGTCCCGATAAGCTTCGACTCCCTCAACGCGAAGGAGCTCGAGAGGGCCTTTGATTATGCGGACATATTCCTGAGCGTTGATGAGAGCAACATTGAGGAGCTTGTAACGGAAAAGCCCGTCGTGTTAATCCCGACCAACCAGAGGAAGGGCTTTTTCCCGGCCAAACCGGCTGAGAGGGTCGAATTCCTGGAAAACCTCAAGGAGAAGGCCCTCGATTTGGGCTACGGAACGGTAATTCCCGACCTAATCCTCGAGCACGTTCCCCATCTGGCGCGCTCAGTCACGGCCTTCCAGCTCTACCGCGAGAGGAATCCGGACGACGTTCTTTTGGCCGGCGTCGGCAACGTGGTTGAACTCTACGATGCCGACAGTGTCGGAATGAACGCCCTCCTTGCCGGAATCTCTAAGGAACTCTCAATAAACCTCCTCCTCACGACGGAGACGAGCGCCAAAGCCCGGGGTTCTGTGAGGGAGCTGAGGAGAGCAATCGACATGAACCTCTTTGAGATGCCAAAGGATCTGGGCTTCAACCTGCTTCTCCTGAAGGAGAAGAGGGCAGCGGCCTGGCGGTTTGAACCGACTGGAGAGGTGGTCGAGGCAGAAAAGAGGCCCGTTGAACTTGAACCCATCTACTTTCGCGTCTGGGTCGAGGAAGGTAAAATCTGGGTGAACGCCCACAGGGGAACCGAGGCCGTTCTTACGATAGTCGGCGACGAACCGAACGCGATAATCGACACGGTTCTTGAGCGCTTTGAGATAAGCCCGAGGCATGCGTTCTATCTCGGCCGGGAGCTTGAGAGGGCTTACACTGCCCTGAAGCTGAGGAGGAGCTACGTTCAGGAGGTTGAGCTTTTCCCCGACTTCTACTGGAACAAATTTGTATAA
- a CDS encoding Hsp20/alpha crystallin family protein, which translates to MVWRRDRYWDPFDLMREIQEEIDAIFRDVFHGPRLWSTREPEHYEFVSETWREPFVDIFDRGDRFVITVELPGVRKEDIKLRVTGDTVYLEAQVKREKELETEGAIRIERYYSGYRRVIRLPEEVIPEKTKARYNNGVLEIEIPKKAPKKEGEGFEVKIE; encoded by the coding sequence ATGGTCTGGAGGAGGGACCGCTACTGGGACCCCTTTGACCTGATGAGGGAGATACAGGAGGAGATCGACGCCATCTTTAGGGACGTCTTCCATGGACCGCGGCTCTGGAGCACCCGGGAGCCCGAGCACTACGAGTTCGTCAGCGAGACCTGGCGCGAGCCCTTCGTGGACATCTTCGACAGGGGAGATAGATTCGTCATAACGGTTGAACTGCCGGGAGTGCGCAAGGAGGACATCAAGCTCCGCGTTACGGGGGACACCGTCTATCTCGAGGCCCAGGTGAAGCGCGAGAAGGAGCTTGAAACCGAGGGAGCCATAAGGATCGAGCGCTACTACAGCGGTTACAGGAGGGTCATCAGACTGCCGGAGGAGGTCATCCCGGAGAAGACCAAGGCCCGCTACAACAACGGCGTCCTCGAGATAGAGATACCCAAGAAGGCCCCCAAGAAGGAGGGGGAGGGCTTCGAAGTCAAGATTGAGTAA
- a CDS encoding MBL fold metallo-hydrolase, with product MIIGNVGLDSSARFAFQSHAHTDHFVSGEVIYSTKATKFLSHLRKGGFYREIEFGKTFYLGDFKAKLYPAGHMLGSAGIKLWLENGTLFYTGDTKWFKLRTAEKSRFPRADFLIIEATFGVPHFTFPTPREAEKKLIAFVEEALERGKKPVLYVNQMGKAQEVMKILDLHGYTVKASREMVKVARVYSKFGLSFGNISADGEVLLRSYRSPKVENSLSPWELTVSGFGTLKLSNHADFWELMRIVERVNPERVFTVYGFAEEFARILNGIGYESTAIESTTTFSGCWKFFDQTF from the coding sequence ATGATAATAGGTAACGTCGGCCTCGACAGCTCGGCCCGCTTTGCCTTCCAGAGCCACGCCCACACGGACCACTTCGTCAGCGGTGAGGTTATCTACTCCACCAAGGCGACCAAGTTCCTCAGCCACCTCCGAAAGGGCGGCTTCTACAGGGAAATCGAGTTCGGAAAGACCTTCTACCTCGGCGATTTCAAGGCGAAGCTCTACCCGGCGGGCCATATGCTCGGCTCGGCCGGAATAAAGCTGTGGCTCGAAAACGGGACGCTGTTCTACACCGGTGACACCAAGTGGTTCAAGCTCAGAACGGCCGAGAAAAGCCGCTTCCCGAGGGCGGACTTTCTGATAATCGAGGCCACCTTTGGCGTTCCGCACTTCACGTTTCCAACGCCGCGGGAAGCCGAGAAAAAGCTAATCGCCTTCGTCGAGGAGGCGCTGGAGAGGGGCAAAAAACCGGTTCTTTACGTCAACCAGATGGGGAAAGCCCAGGAAGTCATGAAGATACTCGATCTTCACGGCTACACCGTCAAGGCCTCGCGGGAGATGGTTAAAGTGGCGCGCGTTTATTCGAAGTTCGGCCTTTCCTTCGGCAACATCTCAGCCGACGGTGAAGTCCTCCTCCGTTCCTACCGCTCGCCCAAGGTTGAGAACTCCCTCTCGCCCTGGGAGCTGACGGTTTCCGGTTTTGGAACCCTCAAGCTCAGCAACCACGCCGACTTCTGGGAGCTGATGAGGATCGTGGAAAGGGTAAACCCGGAGAGGGTTTTCACAGTTTACGGCTTCGCCGAGGAGTTTGCAAGGATTCTTAATGGGATTGGATATGAATCAACGGCTATCGAATCCACCACAACATTCTCGGGGTGCTGGAAATTTTTTGACCAAACTTTTTAA
- a CDS encoding CDC48 family AAA ATPase, translating to MTEKREVKLKVASAYQRDVGRGIVRIDRKSMREIGVQSGDIIEIIGTKNTAAVVWPAYPEDEGLGIIRMDGTIRKNSGVGLGDEVTVRRAEVKEAKKVIVAPTEPIRFGHDFVEWFHSRLVGRPVVRGDYIKVGILGQELTFVVTATTPAGIVQITEFTEFTVSEKPVKEVSKTAALGVTYEDIGGLKDVIQKVREMIELPLKHPEIFEKLGIEPPKGVLLYGPPGTGKTLLAKAVANEANAHFIAINGPEIMSKYYGESEERLREVFKEAEENAPAIIFIDEIDAIAPKREETHGEVEKRVVSQLLTLMDGLKSRGKVIVIGATNRPDAIDPALRRPGRFDRELEVGVPDKAGRKEILQIHTRGMPIEPEFRKGRVMEILEELERNDAYRESAERALMKVKGAKDEEIPEILRGIDEKLYDEVKARLIDALLEELAEVTHGFVGADLAALAREAAMAALRRLIKEGKIDFEAEHIPKEVLEDLRVTRKDFYEALKMVEPSALREVLLEVPNVHWDDIGGLENVKEELREAVEWPLKYPEAFLGLGITPPKGILLYGPPGTGKTLLAKAVANESEANFIAIKGPEVLSKWVGESEKNIREIFRKARQAAPTVIFIDEIDAIAPRRGTDVNHVTDRLINQLLTEMDGIQENSGVVVIAATNRPDIIDPALLRPGRFDRLILVPAPDEKARLEIFKVHTRNVPLAEDVKLEELAKRTEGYTGADIEAVVREAAMLAMRRGLQEGVIRPGMKADEIRGRVKVTMKDFEEAMKKIGPSVGEETIEYYRKIQEQFKQSRG from the coding sequence ATGACCGAAAAGAGGGAAGTTAAGCTCAAGGTCGCCTCTGCTTACCAGAGGGACGTTGGGAGGGGAATAGTTAGAATAGACCGCAAGTCAATGCGTGAGATAGGTGTCCAGAGCGGCGACATCATCGAGATAATCGGAACCAAGAACACCGCGGCGGTAGTCTGGCCGGCCTATCCAGAGGACGAGGGTCTGGGCATCATCAGGATGGACGGAACCATAAGGAAGAACTCCGGTGTCGGCCTCGGTGACGAGGTTACTGTGAGGAGGGCTGAGGTCAAAGAGGCGAAGAAGGTCATCGTGGCCCCGACAGAGCCCATACGCTTCGGCCATGACTTCGTTGAGTGGTTCCACAGCAGGCTCGTTGGCAGGCCCGTCGTTAGAGGCGACTACATCAAGGTCGGCATCCTCGGCCAGGAGCTAACCTTCGTGGTCACCGCTACGACCCCAGCGGGAATAGTCCAGATAACCGAGTTCACCGAGTTCACGGTCAGCGAGAAGCCGGTCAAGGAGGTCTCCAAGACTGCCGCTCTAGGGGTGACCTACGAGGACATCGGCGGCCTCAAGGACGTCATCCAGAAGGTCAGGGAGATGATAGAGCTCCCGCTCAAGCACCCGGAGATATTCGAGAAGCTCGGCATCGAGCCGCCAAAGGGAGTTCTCCTCTACGGCCCGCCGGGAACGGGTAAGACACTCCTCGCCAAAGCTGTGGCAAACGAAGCCAACGCGCACTTCATAGCCATCAACGGCCCCGAGATAATGAGCAAGTACTACGGCGAGAGCGAGGAGCGCCTTAGAGAGGTCTTCAAGGAGGCGGAAGAGAACGCGCCGGCGATAATCTTCATAGACGAGATTGATGCAATAGCTCCAAAGAGGGAGGAGACCCACGGCGAGGTCGAGAAGAGGGTTGTGAGCCAGCTCCTGACCCTGATGGACGGTCTCAAGAGCCGCGGAAAGGTCATAGTCATAGGTGCAACCAACAGGCCGGACGCCATCGACCCGGCCCTTAGGAGACCTGGAAGGTTCGACCGCGAGCTTGAGGTCGGTGTTCCCGACAAGGCCGGCAGGAAGGAGATACTCCAGATACACACCAGGGGAATGCCCATCGAGCCCGAGTTCAGAAAGGGCAGGGTCATGGAGATACTCGAGGAGCTGGAGAGGAACGACGCCTACCGCGAGAGCGCCGAGAGGGCTCTAATGAAGGTCAAAGGAGCGAAGGATGAGGAGATTCCGGAGATACTCAGGGGCATAGACGAGAAGCTCTACGACGAGGTCAAGGCCAGGCTCATCGATGCCCTGCTGGAGGAGCTGGCTGAAGTCACCCACGGTTTCGTTGGTGCAGATCTGGCGGCACTGGCGAGAGAGGCGGCGATGGCCGCTCTGAGGAGGCTCATCAAGGAGGGCAAGATCGACTTCGAGGCCGAGCACATACCCAAGGAGGTCCTTGAGGATCTCAGGGTCACTAGGAAGGACTTCTACGAGGCCCTTAAGATGGTCGAGCCGTCGGCGCTGAGGGAGGTGCTCCTGGAGGTTCCGAACGTCCACTGGGACGACATAGGCGGCCTTGAGAACGTGAAGGAGGAGCTCCGCGAGGCCGTTGAGTGGCCGCTCAAGTATCCGGAGGCCTTCCTCGGGCTCGGCATAACCCCGCCGAAGGGAATACTCCTCTACGGTCCGCCCGGAACCGGTAAGACCCTCCTAGCAAAGGCTGTAGCGAACGAGAGTGAGGCCAACTTCATAGCCATCAAGGGTCCCGAGGTGCTGAGCAAGTGGGTTGGTGAGAGCGAGAAGAACATCAGGGAGATATTCAGGAAGGCTCGCCAGGCTGCGCCAACGGTCATATTCATAGACGAGATTGACGCCATTGCTCCGCGCAGGGGAACTGATGTCAACCACGTCACCGACAGGCTCATCAACCAGCTCCTCACCGAGATGGACGGAATCCAGGAGAACAGTGGAGTGGTCGTTATAGCTGCAACGAACAGGCCGGACATCATAGACCCGGCCCTGCTCAGGCCCGGTAGGTTCGACAGACTCATACTCGTTCCAGCACCGGACGAGAAGGCCAGACTGGAGATATTCAAGGTGCACACCAGGAACGTGCCGCTCGCAGAGGACGTCAAGCTGGAGGAGCTGGCGAAGAGGACGGAGGGCTACACCGGAGCGGACATCGAGGCAGTGGTCAGAGAAGCAGCGATGCTCGCCATGCGCAGGGGACTGCAGGAAGGCGTAATAAGGCCGGGCATGAAGGCCGACGAGATAAGGGGGAGGGTCAAGGTAACGATGAAGGACTTCGAGGAGGCCATGAAGAAGATAGGCCCGAGCGTGGGCGAGGAGACCATTGAATACTACAGGAAGATTCAGGAGCAGTTCAAACAGTCACGTGGGTGA
- a CDS encoding ATP-binding protein translates to MVGNGAVGIVFGESSTDHFTFIVNPRNELPRFGEFLVVRNRDGDEVLALLKSIRNINWLMDAGRGSYDYVEKTVNVFSKGVLDKSEAILATAKVLGVLRRHAGEFLTKPAPNRVPIKPGEKVYLARDEDLQKIFSEGHIRLGRLIARENIEVGLDANRLVSRHFAVLAVTGAGKSNTIAVLTKELVSSVNATVVVLDPHGEYQRLSWPGARVNPIRATIDPGRIRLSEFATLLGIAENASLQRRFLGLVYRTVREEMRRKGQVVGGIAFIHEMEDKIEEWIRVYENTDDKIIHYYDEKGIETPRKIQSRDIEALIRLKDYLSELRANFGEFISPVNVLSEIRPGMVNVIDLSGMEEEQMITLASFVLRGILKNRIDYVKGVRTNDRALVREVSERYPALTRPVLIIVEEAHIFAPRGEKNPATLWLGKIAREGRKFGVGLGIVSQRPKKLDDDILSQTNTKIILKLVEPNDQRYVQQASEQISEDLLSDIASLGVGEAVLVGYAITIPAMVKIYSFERDMNGHYGGGDIDIVGEWLAGRDEEEEITEEEAIEALPL, encoded by the coding sequence ATGGTCGGAAACGGTGCCGTTGGAATAGTTTTTGGCGAATCAAGCACGGATCACTTCACGTTCATAGTGAACCCGAGGAACGAGCTGCCCCGCTTCGGGGAGTTTCTGGTCGTTAGGAATCGGGACGGTGATGAGGTTTTAGCACTTCTGAAGTCAATTAGAAACATAAACTGGCTGATGGACGCCGGCAGGGGGAGCTATGACTACGTCGAGAAGACCGTGAACGTATTCTCAAAGGGAGTCCTGGACAAGAGCGAGGCGATTCTGGCGACGGCGAAGGTTCTCGGTGTGCTGAGGAGGCACGCCGGTGAGTTTCTGACGAAGCCCGCCCCGAACCGCGTCCCGATAAAGCCGGGCGAGAAGGTCTACCTCGCGAGGGACGAGGACCTCCAGAAAATCTTCTCGGAAGGGCACATACGTCTCGGCAGGCTCATCGCAAGGGAGAACATAGAGGTGGGACTGGACGCCAACAGGCTCGTCTCGAGGCACTTCGCGGTCCTGGCCGTCACGGGTGCAGGAAAGTCCAACACGATAGCGGTTCTCACGAAGGAGCTGGTGAGCAGCGTCAACGCCACGGTTGTTGTTCTCGACCCCCACGGGGAATACCAGAGGCTCAGCTGGCCCGGCGCGCGCGTGAACCCGATAAGGGCCACGATAGATCCGGGGAGGATAAGGCTCAGCGAGTTCGCCACACTGCTCGGGATAGCTGAAAACGCCAGTCTGCAGAGGCGCTTCCTGGGGCTGGTTTACAGGACGGTCAGGGAGGAGATGCGGAGGAAAGGGCAGGTCGTCGGCGGAATTGCCTTCATTCACGAGATGGAGGACAAGATAGAGGAGTGGATAAGGGTTTACGAGAACACCGACGACAAGATCATCCACTACTACGACGAGAAGGGCATAGAGACGCCGAGGAAAATACAGTCAAGGGACATAGAGGCCCTCATAAGACTGAAGGACTACCTCAGCGAGCTCAGGGCTAATTTCGGCGAGTTCATAAGCCCCGTCAACGTGCTGAGCGAGATAAGGCCTGGGATGGTGAACGTTATAGACCTCAGCGGAATGGAAGAGGAGCAGATGATAACGCTGGCGAGCTTCGTTCTTCGCGGAATCCTCAAGAACAGGATAGACTACGTTAAGGGTGTTAGAACCAACGACAGGGCCCTCGTCAGGGAGGTTTCCGAGAGGTATCCTGCTTTAACGAGGCCCGTGCTGATCATAGTCGAGGAGGCACACATATTCGCGCCGAGGGGCGAGAAGAACCCCGCAACTCTGTGGCTCGGCAAGATAGCGCGCGAGGGCAGGAAGTTCGGCGTGGGCCTCGGAATAGTGTCGCAGAGGCCGAAGAAGCTGGACGACGACATACTCAGCCAGACGAACACCAAGATAATCCTCAAGCTCGTCGAGCCGAACGACCAGCGCTACGTCCAGCAGGCGAGCGAGCAGATAAGCGAGGATCTGCTGAGCGACATTGCCTCCCTCGGCGTTGGCGAGGCTGTCCTAGTGGGCTATGCGATAACGATCCCGGCGATGGTGAAGATATACAGCTTCGAGAGGGACATGAACGGCCACTATGGCGGCGGGGACATAGACATCGTCGGCGAGTGGCTCGCGGGGAGGGACGAGGAAGAGGAGATAACCGAGGAGGAGGCCATAGAGGCCCTCCCTCTGTAA